A stretch of the Actinomycetota bacterium genome encodes the following:
- a CDS encoding YbdD/YjiX family protein — translation MARLRRAVAGALWYVREVMGENAYEHYLAHQHRDHPDAQVLSRREFECRRMDRIEVRPGQRCC, via the coding sequence ATGGCCCGGCTGCGGCGGGCCGTGGCCGGCGCCCTCTGGTACGTGCGTGAGGTGATGGGGGAGAACGCCTACGAGCACTACCTGGCCCACCAGCACCGGGACCATCCCGACGCCCAGGTCCTCTCCCGCCGCGAGTTCGAGTGCCGCCGCATGGACCGGATAGAGGTCCGCCCGGGCCAGCGTTGCTGCTAG